The segment GCGGGCTTTGTTTGAgtcaattcttttttcttgcttctttactttatcttttttgttGCGAGGGATTTGTATGGATGATTGCAAAGCATCAATGGTTACGGTTCTtatttgattgagaaaggCGTCAAAAGCGGGGGAGCTGGGGTTTTTTGTTAAATTTTCTACTGTGAGATTGGaaaggaattggagaggGTATGGATGGGCGTTGAAGATTGAATCGGGATCAGAGAGTGGGTACTGGATAGCAAAGTAGGCATTAAGATGATGGCCAAGATGGATTGGACATAGGTATTTGGTAAATTCCATGATGTGTATATCTTCCATGCATGTTAAGAGTACACGGAGAAAGTAAAGAGACCCCATGGGATACACCAAAGGGGAGAGCAACAAAACACGGAGCTGAGAGTACAAAAGGAATAAGATAGGAtgaaaacaaaaatcaatataccAAAGCTTTACAACAGCTTTTCAAAGCTATTTACATATTCAATTTTACTTGTTGATTTATTGTGAGATTCGTagatatgtgtgtgtatatatatgctCGTGCGTGTGTCTGTATGTGTCACTTCCAAGTACCGATCCAAGATCCAGATGAAGCCTCCAACACTAAAAAATTCAACAAATGATCAACAAAATGCATGAAGGAAAAAATAAACCAAGTACGAGAATTAGGGAATCAGAACTAGCTTCGCAAATTACTCACTAGCTCGTCGCCGATCAACGATACCGAGGCTGGGGGAAAATCACGTCCCCATCGACTGACTGACTACCCGCTTACCCCGCATATGTGAAGGACGCTAGAAGGATAGAAGGTTAGATGGAAAACCTACTGTGCTGGGGACTGGAGAGATGTGGTTTGTGAGTAGTTTTTTGATGGGGGGGGATGGTTTGATTGGGGCTTTGGTCttttggttttgggttttgggtttttGAGGGGGGATCGGGTGGCGAATttgggggttggggttggggattGGGACTGGAGGAGTGGTTTGGGGAGAGGTTTGGGGAGAGGTTTGGGGATGATGGGGTAAGAgttgaggtgaggtgaggggCTAGACTTGGAGATTGTTAGTGTGTCAGTGTGTTGGTGTTTTGTTAGATTGGTAGATGGTTAGGTTAGTTGGTGCATTAGTACATTTGCAGATTAGTATGTCTCGCGGAACGCATCGTTCCTTGCTTTCCTCTTGTCCGTGgaggcggtggtggtggtggtggtggctgagagaagagagtagagagtagTGAAGTGGAGTGGATTTGGTGGTCTGATGGGGTTGGTGGTTGGAGGTGAGAGTTtttggagggagaggggagaacGGAATGTTTCCATGCTTTTTATGCTGGCTGTGCGGTGCTTTTTAttggtgggtggatgggtggatgcGTTGAggagattggggattggggattgagattgagattgtggggtgtggtgtggtgtggtgtagtgaggtggaagagaggtgttgatattgatattgttgatttgtttatttggTATGGATAGTTATGTGTAGCTATactacacacacacacacacacacacacacacacatatatatatatatatatattataaccCTAAGAATTTACACAAGGTTATCTGGTCGAGCAACGCCATCAAACAATCAGATAACGTGCCTGATCAATCCCCATCCATACACATACATCATCGCATCCTTCCTTCCGTATCAGCACACactgtatgtatatatgtatgtatcaagGACGAAAACAAGAAAATTGGCAAACCCAATTTCCAAATGCCGGGTTGACTTGCCattcccccttccccttccccttccccttaccatttcttcattccgCTCTTTGTTTGGGGTTTCGATACGCTGGCGTGTGTGATgagagggaaggaaaggaaaggaaaggtgAAAAGTGGGGTTGTGGTGGTGTTAAGCGAGGCAGGGTGTGTTAAGGTTACTTATTTGGTATCTTATTCTAccccatcctatcctattATCGAATCGCTGACGCTACATCGCATGCATGCATACTAAAACATAAATCCCCGGTACTTGTAATTTGTTCCGAGGTTCTGGGTCGAGATTCGAGAACCCCTCGTgtccctctctccctctctctctctctcttttcggGGATAagtgttttgttttgggattggggtgGAGGAGATTAGTGGAGCTAGGCTGGATATGGACGGGTTTCCGTTCTTGGTTTGCTAGTGTTGGGATGTGTCataggagatggagatggagatggagatggagatggagatggagacgGAAATCTTGGAACGGGGATTGTACGAGTTGttgggaaggaaggaagggggGTTTGGGTTGGGGTGTGAGGGATGTAGGTAGCTATTCTATTGCTTATTTGCTGGGGAGATAGTTGGTGGGGAAAGGTGGATGGAGTGATGGGATGGTTGGTCTTGCAGGGAAAGTTCCCCAGATCTGCAAGCCATGCATGGTGTTTGGACTCTGGAGAAGACCGTCCGGGGAAGAGGACGCTATGGAAAGTGCAATCTGGGGAATGAAAGCACACGGCAGACCTGGGGACCGGTGTTGAATGACACGGATCTTCGTGCGGAAAGTCTAGGCAATGCAATAATGCAGTTGGAGACAAGAGATGAGTGCTCAGTTAGGAAAGTGTATATAATATCGCGCAGGCCAGCTTTTGGATTCTGgggattttcatttttatttcttcttcttgattgaGTAGGGAATCTcgtcttttttcttttctctcctaATCCTATTGTGCTTCACTTCATCGCTTTCCACCGTTGACACTCAGTCTCGTCTTGATATCAtattctctcatctcatactCTGAGCTTTAACTTTCGCCTCGCAAAACATCACATCTTGTTTAATCATGTCTTCACTCGATACCTCCCACGATGATATCCATCACGAGAAACCATACGTGCAACACGTGGCCGGTGGACCCGATCTCTCTCGTCAAATAACCCTCCAGCTAAACACTGATCAATACGAACGACTATTCTTCCAACCCTCATCCGCCAAAGGAGATCTCGTGAAACGACTCGGTAAGCTTTcacttctccttctcccctccccaatcccaacccACTAACCCCATCCAGGAAATCCCACCCTCCTCGGCCTCCTCGGCTTCCTCgtccccttctcctccaccGTCTTCTCGCTCCTCACCTTCCAAGGCTCCTCCCCCACCTCCCTCGTCTCCATCGGCGGAACCTTCTACATGTTCGGCGGCATCGCCATGTCCATCGCCGGAATCTGCGAATTCGTACTCGGCAACAGCTTCCCCTTCTCCGTCTTCATAATCTTCGGCGTGCACTGGGTCTACCTCGGATTTCTCAACGATCCGCTGCACGGCGTAGCCGCCTCCTACGCCACGACCGTCAACGGGGTCGCGGTGCCCGGTGCTCTGAGCCAGGAATATAATGCCGGACAGGGAAACTACTCCGTCGTCATGGCGCTCATTTGTTTCGTGTTCCTCTGCGCTAGTCTGCGCACCAACGTCCCGTTTGTAATTGTGTTCTTCACCTTGATATTCGTGTTTGGTTTTCTCGCAGCCGGGTACTATCAATTGGGATACAATCCCTCGGAAGCGGGCTTGGAGCATACAATGCACATGTTTAAGATTGCGGGTGGGTTTGGCTTTGTGACTATTGTAATGGGATGGTGAGTTTtccttatttcttttctactCTCAACATGTCCCAAGTGCGCAACGAACAAGATGCTAATCGAATCATGTAGGTATTTGGCCATCATCACATCGTGTGCATCGACGGGAGTACCATGCCCATTACCGATTTTCGATTTGAGTTCCAAGGTCTTTTTCCGCAATAGGGAGGCTGCGAAGACAGAACATGCGGGTGCTGTTAGGACTGACATGGTGTAGGTGTGAGAATAAGATGTGAGTCTGTTTGACATGAGGAGATATGTTGAGCGGATGTGATTTGTATCGAATTATACATGATCGATTCATAAGGAATATGTGTTAATGAAGGGATTAATGAAGGTTgagtgtatgtatatattgatattcctaTTTTTGTGTTCAAAATGAGCTAGCTTGAGtaacaaataaatatattgataatctatttcaatcAGAATATAATGACTAGATCTCTTGATGTATTGTAAATCGTTACAAGTAAGCAAGTCGCCGTCATATCCTCACCCATTGTGTATCCAATTGTTTATATGGTAAGCATCTATTTTGACTACACTCATGCCATAGTAATAAGGAAGAACTATTTTGTCATAATAATCTGTTGTAAGAATCACATAAAACAAAACAGTGAGGCCAAGCAACGATCTTGGTATCAGATGGGTCAATTGTTAGTCAAAAAATCGTATTCAGAAATTGAAGGTAATGTTAAACCGGACCAGACGCATTGATCCAAATTTggatattaaaaaaaacgCCTATGTGACTTCCTGGTTTGTCAATATGATAAACCACCACATGTATATCCAGCATGTAAGACATGAAAATTCACCACGTATATCGTATCATATCGTATCATAAGGTATCGTATCCCAAAAAACACCAAGTCCTATGCTGTACTGAAATCCCACATACACCTAAAGCACCACTGTATATCTGGCCCATCGAAGTAGCATGAGCTCCACTTGAATATTATCCAAAGTATGTGGCTCTCACAATGAACTCTTCAACTTTCCAGACTTCGCCCTCCGGCTTGAATGACCAAAACACTTCCTCTTACTCCACTGCTAATCAGTGTCTCCGCTGTCACTCCTACGgtcttcctcatctccttccCACTCTCCCCACTGGCACTTTCCTCATTGATTAACGCCATAGAAAGTGAGCTTTTACCTCTGCCTGCAACGATCAAATCTCCTGCATTTCGAGGACTTTGACCCAATTCCACCTTTGCGTGATGCAAACAATCGGTCAATGGAGTTGTAGTCTTAACATCGACAAAAACTACTCTATTCATTAATGCTTGAGGTAGGGAGTCTCGTAATGTGTGTAGAAGAGCGGTGTCGGACGCAGCTGCATTGTAAAGGTCCTCAGTATCAACACGCTCCGTGATACGCAACGCCGAACCAGAACTACCACCATGTTGAGAACCGGTAGCAGTGGCTGGACGAGAGCTATGCTTCACTTCATGAGTCTTGGGATTATGAATGGGAGTGATAAAATGAATGATGGTTGCGGTGATGTTGCTGTTTTGTGCAAGTTGAAGAACAAAACGAAGAGCAACACGATCATCAGCGCCACCGAAAAAAGGGAAATAAACATGGTGACTGCGATCTGCGATAGGAGCAACTATATCCGCACGTTGACTACTGCGAAGACTGAGTCGACTAGCACTTGATGAGAGATTGCGAGGCTCCCTCAGGGTTGGTCCGCCAAAGCCGCGATTGATGAAAATAGCAATATTGCAATTAGCAATATCAAGCGTCTTCTGGATGAAAATATCTTGGAGACCGCTTGAGAATGAATCATGATGGATTTCGTTGACTGGTAGAATACTAGGTTCGGTCCAAGGGATGAGAACTAGATCTGAAAAGTTGTCTGCTGCTTGTGTGGCCAAAGCCTCGGCATAATCCGACTCAGGAACGACAGAAACCCCACCTGAGACGGCGACGTTATTTAATTGAGCAAAAGTGCGGAAAGCATTAACGACTGGATCACGGTGTGTGTATTCATCCACTTCGGCCATGACTGAAGATGTACGGTCAGTGAGTTCCAGCAAGCGAACGCCATGAACCTCAAGTGGAAGTTTCTTGGGAGTCAATGATGAAGGAGtaccatcctcatccacgGTTTCCAATTCGGCCTTTGTTCTGTGAACTTTCGTAACCGTACTCGTATTATCTCCGCCCAAAAGTGCAATGAAAGTGAACAAGCTAGGAAGACTATCAAGTCTGAGGTAGACAAGAAGTCGTCGGACTTGAGTGGATTCTAGCTTTTCCAATGAACGGTCCGGGGTATAGTCGTCACCCTCAGGATGAAGTCTGTTACCTTCCCAATCgatttctcctttcttccagGCCTCAAGTTTCTTTTGGTACCAAGGTGGATATAGTGCGGTTGTTAACGGCGTTGTGGCAACGGTAGTGACAAGTGCCATCACAACAAATATGGTGAAAGTCCTTGTTGACAAAATTTTGGCTTGCAAACCAATATTCTGTTGGTGTTAGTATAGCCGGCGTGATCAGTTTCACATATGATCAACTTACAAGGACAATTAATTCAACGAGACCTTTACAACTCATCAAAACTCCaatactgagactttcacGCCAAACAAGCCTACAAGCCTTGGCCGCAAGCGTACCTCCAATTATTTTGCCTGAGAATGCAACAACAATGATTGCGATAACATAAGCCCATGTAATTCCATCGTTTAGAAGACCAAGATTGGTGCTCAATCCCGACAAGGCGAAATAAAGTGGTAGAAGCAGCACTGCGACTAGATCCTCGATCTTTTCTGTGAGATGAATAGCAAAACCACCTTCATGGGGACAAATGAGTCCAGCGAGGAAAGCTAAGATTATGGTTAGCTAAGTTTATACCAAGCATGATTTAAACTGATCTTACCTCCAAAAATAGCGTGAACTCCAATGATGGCAGTAAACCAAGACGATGTCAGAACGATTAGTATTGTGAGAGCAACCATTCCCTGAGAGGGGCCATTTTCGAGACTTCCGTTGCGGCGAAGGATATACCTGAACACAGGACGAACAGCATACACTAAGAAAAGACACCAGCCAACACAAACGAGCAATACCCATAAAGCTGCGAGTCCCGATCCGTTATTGACTAATGCAACACAGAGGGCCAAAAGAATCCACCCTGTCACATCATTACCAACTCCAGCAGCGAGAACTGTAACTCCTACAGGTGTAGAGAGGAGGTTCAACTCCGTAAGGATTCTGCATAGGACAGGGAAAGCTGTGATCTATAGCGAATGTCAGTAATGTATTCGATTGGATGGAGATTAATCTCGTACCGCAAGAGCTGTGCCGACAAATAGCATATAGACCGGGAATGAGATATGCACAGTCCCCGGATCATTTCGAAATTCGTTATACAGACCATAAGCAACAGCGCAACCCAAGCCGAAAGGCAATATCATTCCGGCCAATCCTACACTCAGGGCTACTCTCCAGTTGCCAAGGAACAGTCGCATATTAACTTCTAGACcaacaaggaaaagaaaaagtatcaATCCGAGATTGGCGGCCATATTCAAAACTGGCATCGAGGCAACGGGGAAGATAGTTTCCTGAAACCCAGGGATGCGCATCATGACTGAAGGACCCAAAATGATTCCACCTATTACTTCTGCAATGACTCGAGGCTGTCGAAGTTTAGACAAAGGGTAATGAAGAAGGCGACagaagataatgatgatgcCGGCCTGTAATCAAATGCAAATTAGCCAGATCCATTCATGATGCGCAGAAGACCGTTTTGTTGATTGAGCAAAATTATTGTGCGGATTTGACATTCTGTAGGTCTTCCTGCAATGGCCGCATCGTGCTCTGCATGAACAACCATACGTCCCACTATCGACGCTTGCAGGGGAATGCGCAAATCAGTAAGAAAGAAGCATACCTGAATGATGAACAGAACAATGGGATTTGAAGCACTGTAGACAGTAGGATTGCCTCCCTCTAGAATCCCACCCTGCGGGGCGGCGCGATGTGTAGAAGTGGCGCTGGCAGAACTACTGGCTGCTGTGACGGCAGTCGCAATCGACGAAGTGAGAGTCGCCATGATGGCGGTCCGAAAATGATATGGTCGTTATCCAGGAACAGTGTCGATGAACGAAACCAAACCTCGAAAGGCCGAAGAATTAGAGGAAGGACGGTCGATGCAGTCgtcaattattatattagtgCGAATGCTTAGACGTCAAGACAACTAAGTTTTAGCTATTGAGCTACCAAAGTATATTAGCAGATGGACACATCTTATTAGGTACATTTAACAAAGAGATGAGGGGACATACCTTTTAACATCTGAAGATTCAAGGGTCTAGCATGATCCTGAGCTTCATTCAAAGTGTGTGATGGCTCTTGGCTTGCAGGATCCATTTTGGAGGATTGCAAACATTATGattggagggagggaggtcGAGAGAATATCATGAGTTTGCTagtgaattgaattgaagtgaaTTGAATTGTTCTTAGTTCGTTTTTGGCAATTGACGCCATCCTGGAGTGAAAGCGTGAAAGATAtgaatcaaaattgatagatGTTTGAAATGGCGGGGGGATGCTGGGGTTCGGCTATCACAGGCTTACTGCAAATTGTATTGGTTGCAACTCAAGAAAGAGTGGATAACGCCTGAGATGAACAGGTACGGAGCGGAGTCTCTGAGACTTCTAGACCCTTGCTTATCTGTTATCACTGCGATATCCAGAGAATGCAATCAATTTAGCAGTTAATTATCAGCAATTCCTCGAGCATGCACCGGTGAGATCAGTCCAAATGTTTGCTAAATGCATAGTGCATTCTTGTTCACTTGGACCTAACCGAATGATCAACTACTTTTAGCGGTGGAAAGGGGCTGTACAGGGAGCTAGAAAGCATTAGAGAAATCCGCAAAGAATCCAGAAATGGGCCTAGACTTTGTTCCGATTGGGTAGGTGTTGCCATGTGGCATTTCACATCTGTGCCCTTCCTGTCGGAATCCAACCTACCTAGCAAATTCGAAAATCTCTCAACCTGACAAGCCCAGCCACTTCGAAACAAATTGTCACATTCGCAATATCACACCATGAATCTTCAATGCATGTGTGGCCCACGTGCAATATAGCTTATCCCAATTTCATGGAATTGGTGAGATGAAAGAGCAGAGCAGTGGCTATTTGATCTTGTCTCATGATCACTGAGTCGGAGTTGCGAAGCTTGTTCCTCGTAAAGCGTCTGGAGTAGAGGGACGTCAATGAGCATGGCCGCATTGTGGCGATAGTAGTAGCCCAAGCCAAGCATTCAAGCctcaagaaagaaatgtcTCTCAATTTCTTACAGCAAAAATCTCTGAATATCGCGGCTCGCTCGCATTTCGTTAGTGGGATGCATTGTGAGTAGGGGTGTATTGTGAGCTAAGGTGAAAGCTCTAGTGCCGTGTATCTCATTGACTTGGTATATCAAAAGCCATCGGAAGAAGGTTGGCAACTTCATCTATTCTATCCTCATCACAGGGTGAGCTTCAGCCTATCATCTTTTCAGTTCGTTGTACTCCGTTAGGTAGCTGGGCTTTCGATCTGCGGAAATGTATGGAAATAGATGATAACAGTGACGACGACCAACGAGCAACGACAGGAGAAGCAGCCCCTCATCCTTGAAAGCAACTTCTCTATCAAGTCGCTCGCCATATCTCATGCTGATAATGAGCTGGCGTGCCGCGTATTGCCGATGTTTCAGCCGCCTCTCCTGATGAGATTATCCTCATGATCGTTCTGTATCACTATCGTGCTTTTGGGCTTGTGGAAATCAAGTACACAACTCAAGGATATCTGGTAGACTTGTTTGAAAAGACACTTTCAGGTCTGGCGGACAATGtatggaaaagaaagttttcaGCAATACTTGAAGCAGTCTAATATTGGGTACCAATACAACCACACAGGT is part of the Botrytis cinerea B05.10 chromosome 1, complete sequence genome and harbors:
- the Bckha1 gene encoding Bckha1 translates to MATLTSSIATAVTAASSSASATSTHRAAPQGGILEGGNPTVYSASNPIVLFIIQAGIIIIFCRLLHYPLSKLRQPRVIAEVIGGIILGPSVMMRIPGFQETIFPVASMPVLNMAANLGLILFLFLVGLEVNMRLFLGNWRVALSVGLAGMILPFGLGCAVAYGLYNEFRNDPGTVHISFPVYMLFVGTALAITAFPVLCRILTELNLLSTPVGVTVLAAGVGNDVTGWILLALCVALVNNGSGLAALWVLLVCVGWCLFLVYAVRPVFRYILRRNGSLENGPSQGMVALTILIVLTSSWFTAIIGVHAIFGAFLAGLICPHEGGFAIHLTEKIEDLVAVLLLPLYFALSGLSTNLGLLNDGITWAYVIAIIVVAFSGKIIGGTLAAKACRLVWRESLSIGVLMSCKGLVELIVLNIGLQAKILSTRTFTIFVVMALVTTVATTPLTTALYPPWYQKKLEAWKKGEIDWEGNRLHPEGDDYTPDRSLEKLESTQVRRLLVYLRLDSLPSLFTFIALLGGDNTSTVTKVHRTKAELETVDEDGTPSSLTPKKLPLEVHGVRLLELTDRTSSVMAEVDEYTHRDPVVNAFRTFAQLNNVAVSGGVSVVPESDYAEALATQAADNFSDLVLIPWTEPSILPVNEIHHDSFSSGLQDIFIQKTLDIANCNIAIFINRGFGGPTLREPRNLSSSASRLSLRSSQRADIVAPIADRSHHVYFPFFGGADDRVALRFVLQLAQNSNITATIIHFITPIHNPKTHEVKHSSRPATATGSQHGGSSGSALRITERVDTEDLYNAAASDTALLHTLRDSLPQALMNRVVFVDVKTTTPLTDCLHHAKVELGQSPRNAGDLIVAGRGKSSLSMALINEESASGESGKEMRKTVGVTAETLISSGVRGSVLVIQAGGRSLES